One region of Solanum stenotomum isolate F172 unplaced genomic scaffold, ASM1918654v1 scaffold6652, whole genome shotgun sequence genomic DNA includes:
- the LOC125852895 gene encoding premnaspirodiene oxygenase-like encodes MEIHFNSVSFLLFFFLLLVIFVRKSKKTKQRWPPGPWKLPIIGSIHHLIGALPHHVLRNLSRKYGPLTHLQLGEIDVVIVSSPHMAKQVLKVHDLSFAARPELMASDRVFYSKNDIVFARYGDYWKQIRKICISELLSAKMVKSFSLIRQDEVHDLVTSICSTPNVVVNMSEKVLRLTSSVICRSAFGKVWDDTKL; translated from the coding sequence ATGGAGATTCATTTCAATTCTGTTTCattcttgcttttctttttcctccTCTTAGTTATTTTCGTTCGAAAATCGAAAAAAACTAAGCAAAGATGGCCACCAGGTCCATGGAAATTGCCTATTATTGGAAGCATTCATCACCTTATTGGAGCACTTCCACATCATGTTCTTAGAAACTTATCAAGAAAATATGGACCACTAACGCACCTGCAGTTAGGGGAAATAGATGTGGTTATTGTATCGTCTCCACATATGGCAAAACAAGTACTAAAAGTTCATGACCTTTCTTTTGCAGCAAGGCCAGAGCTTATGGCATCTGATAGAGTCTTTTATAGTAAAAATGACATTGTATTTGCAAGATACGGTGATTACTGGAAACAAATTCGTAAAATATGCATTTCAGAGTTACTTAGTGCAAAGATGGTCAAGTCGTTTAGTTTAATTCGACAAGATGAGGTTCATGATCTTGTTACATCAATTTGTTCTACGCCAAATGTTGTGGTTAATATGTCTGAAAAGGTTCTTAGACTTACTAGCTCTGTTATATGTAGATCAGCTTTCGGAAAAGTATGGGATGATACcaaattatga
- the LOC125852896 gene encoding premnaspirodiene oxygenase-like, with the protein MEILHFHFNSVSFLLFFFLLLVIFVRKLKKSNQRLPPGPWKLPIIGSIHHLIGALPHHVLRNLSKKYGPLMHLQLGEIDAVIVSSPHMAKQVLKVHDLSFAARPELMASDIVFYSQKDIVFARYGDYWKQMRKICILELLSAKMVKSFSLIRQDAVHDLVASIRSTPNVVVNMSEKILRLTSSVICRSAFGKVWDDRDNLLMLMREVLSLSGGFDMADFFPSWTLLNGIGGMRNRLKSLHQKIDVILEKIIHEHKENRANGKEGNSEFGGEDLIDVLLRVMENGELQFPITNDSVKAIVLDLFFGGTETSSVIIQWALSELMKNPNMMAKAQAEVRCVCTGKKDLNDNDVEELKYLKLVINETLRLHPASPLLGLRQCREETIIDGYIIPLKSQVVVNGWAIARDPESWDDPETFVPERFENSSVDFNGNHFQYIPFGAGSRMCPGMHFGLANVVYPLAQLLYHFDWKLPYGQQPEDLDMTETLGISATRKNDLHLIAISHD; encoded by the exons ATGGAGATTCTGCACTTCCATTTCAATTCTGTTTCattcttgcttttctttttcctccTCTTAGTTATTTTCGttcgaaaattgaaaaaaagtaaCCAAAGATTGCCACCAGGTCCATGGAAATTGCCTATTATTGGAAGCATACATCACCTTATTGGAGCACTTCCACATCATGTTCTTCGaaatttatccaaaaaatatGGACCTCTAATGCACCTACAATTAGGGGAAATTGATGCAGTTATTGTATCATCTCCACATATGGCAAAACAAGTACTAAAAGTTCATGACCTTTCTTTTGCAGCAAGGCCAGAGCTTATGGCATCTGATATAGTCTTTTATAGTCAAAAAGACATTGTATTTGCAAGATATGGTGATTACTGGAAACAAATGCGTAAAATATGCATTTTAGAGTTACTTAGTGCAAAGATGGTCAAGTCGTTTAGTTTAATTCGACAAGATGCGGTTCATGATCTTGTTGCATCTATTCGTTCTACGCCAAATGTTGTGGTTAATATGTCTGAAAAGATTCTTAGACTTACTAGCTCTGTTATATGTAGATCAGCTTTCGGAAAAGTATGGGATGATAGAGATAATTTGTTGATGTTGATGAGGGAAGTACTATCCTTATCTGGCGGATTTGATATGGCTGATTTCTTTCCTTCTTGGACATTACTTAATGGAATTGGTGGAATGAGAAACAGATTGAAGAGTTTACATCAGAAGATTGATGtaattttagagaaaataattCATGAACATAAAGAGAATCGAGCAAATGGAAAAGAGGGAAATAGTGAGTTTGGGGGTGAAGATTTGATTGACGTTTTGCTCAGAGTTATGGAGAATGGTGAACTTCAATTTCCAATCACAAACGACAGCGTCAAGGCAATTGTTCTA GACTTGTTCTTTGGGGGAACTGAAACTTCATCAGTAATAATACAATGGGCGTTGTCTGAACTGATGAAGAACCCAAATATGATGGCCAAAGCACAAGCAGAAGTGAGATGTGTCTGTACAGGGAAGAAAGATTTGAATGACAATGATGTCGAAGAGTTGAAGTATCTGAAGTTAGTGATTAATGAAACACTACGATTACACCCTGCATCTCCTCTTTTAGGCCTTAGGCAATGCAGGGAGGAAACAATAATTGATGGCTACATTATTCCTCTTAAATCCCAAGTGGTTGTTAATGGTTGGGCTATTGCAAGAGATCCTGAAAGTTGGGACGACCCTGAAACTTTTGTGCCAGAGAGATTTGAAAACAGTTCTGTGGATTTCAATGGAAATCATTTTCAATATATTCCGTTTGGTGCAGGAAGCAGGATGTGTCCAGGAATGCATTTTGGTTTAGCTAATGTTGTGTATCCGCTAGCACAGTTGCTTTATCACTTCGATTGGAAACTTCCTTATGGACAACAACCGGAGGATCTGGATATGACTGAAACACTTGGGATATCTGCAACTAGGAAGAATGATCTTCACTTGATTGCCATTTCACATgattaa